One window of Prochlorococcus marinus XMU1405 genomic DNA carries:
- a CDS encoding PRC-barrel domain-containing protein, protein MKLPKEILLSELLNYSVKGNMVLNYGNGENVWMHPPVHRILGWYSRPSNFDLKRNVWRLNQISQIIDSEIYVKGDPAISDLATLNRFPTLIDANLININGSKIGVIADFLFEIKTGNIKYYLVSRSNPNIPGSSRWKLNIENITDQQPGLVFCEVNSLDDLLILKSSFKNEFLQKGKKIFDRFDDMKNLASNRLEDWLEEDEDISQNLDFKQKSFYNNDRTSIPFSEKKEDDPWI, encoded by the coding sequence TTGAAATTACCTAAAGAAATTTTATTAAGTGAATTACTGAATTATAGTGTTAAGGGTAATATGGTCCTTAATTACGGAAATGGAGAAAATGTTTGGATGCATCCTCCAGTTCATCGAATCCTAGGATGGTATTCGCGTCCCTCAAATTTCGATTTAAAAAGAAATGTCTGGCGGTTAAATCAAATAAGTCAAATAATTGATTCCGAAATTTATGTCAAAGGTGATCCAGCCATTTCTGATTTAGCAACTTTAAATAGATTCCCAACTTTAATAGATGCTAATTTGATAAATATTAATGGCTCAAAAATAGGAGTCATTGCAGATTTTTTATTTGAAATAAAAACGGGTAATATTAAATATTATTTAGTGTCTCGATCAAATCCTAATATTCCAGGTTCTAGTAGATGGAAATTAAATATTGAAAATATTACTGATCAACAACCTGGTTTAGTTTTTTGTGAGGTCAATTCTTTAGATGATTTACTTATATTAAAATCAAGTTTTAAAAATGAATTTTTGCAAAAAGGAAAAAAAATTTTTGATAGATTTGATGATATGAAAAATTTAGCCTCAAATAGATTAGAGGATTGGCTTGAAGAAGATGAAGATATTAGCCAAAACTTAGATTTTAAACAAAAAAGTTTTTATAATAATGACAGAACATCTATACCGTTTAGTGAAAAAAAAGAAGATGACCCTTGGATATAA
- the purL gene encoding phosphoribosylformylglycinamidine synthase subunit PurL — protein sequence MINQENNDLYDLNEALQVENLTLNDFEEICKRLKRKPNRTELGMFGVMWSEHCCYRNSKPLLSKFPTKGKNVLVGPGENAGVIDVGNNQKLVFKIESHNHPSAIEPFQGAATGVGGILRDIFTMGARPIAVLNSLRFGNLDKSSNVDLLRGVVSGISHYGNCVGVPTVGGEIDFDDSYSGNPLVNVMALGLLETEEIVCSGAKNVGSPVLYVGNTTGRDGVGGASFASSELTTTSLDDRPAVQVGDPFVEKSLIEACLDAFKTGDVIAAQDMGAAGLTCSSAEMAANGNLGIAIDLDLVPSREDDMSPYQYLLSESQERMLFVVKEEKINDLIEKFKKWGLYASIIGEVIETNEVIISHKGKIVAQIPTSALSDDTPVNFHNVINNPPDDLLNKWEWKENDLPEIHEQKIFSLKENKNFSFSEIILKLLSNPSIASKRWIYKQYDSQVQANTVFKPGKSDAAVVRLREQNKKNKSKVFSGVAASVDCNSRWVALDPFRGSIAAVAESARNVSCVGAEPVAITNNLNFSSPENEIGYWQLSSSCNGIAEACKALETPVTGGNVSLYNESKNKENLITPINPTPVIGMVGKIDNVEKAISSEWKNIDDQIWLIGSSKSEIKIAASSYLEYFHGEITGRPPKIDLFDEKFCQSFLRNAILNSLVVSSHDISDGGLAIALAESCILSSKGANIELEKDLNRVDNLLFAEGGSRIIFSISKMKENEWFNYLKQNQINFPSSVYLKKIGYVSSDTLKIKINEKNICNIRVEELTEKFNNSISDYF from the coding sequence ATGATAAATCAAGAAAATAATGATCTATATGATCTTAATGAAGCACTACAGGTTGAAAATTTAACACTTAATGATTTCGAAGAAATTTGCAAAAGATTAAAGAGAAAACCTAATAGAACGGAATTAGGCATGTTTGGCGTTATGTGGTCAGAACATTGTTGTTATCGAAATTCAAAACCTTTACTATCTAAGTTTCCCACTAAAGGTAAAAATGTTTTAGTTGGACCCGGAGAAAATGCTGGCGTTATTGATGTTGGAAATAATCAAAAACTTGTTTTTAAAATAGAAAGTCATAATCATCCTTCTGCTATTGAACCTTTTCAAGGCGCAGCTACAGGTGTAGGAGGAATTTTAAGAGATATATTTACAATGGGTGCAAGGCCAATTGCAGTCTTGAATTCATTGAGATTTGGCAACCTTGATAAATCATCAAATGTTGATTTACTACGAGGAGTTGTATCTGGTATTTCACATTATGGAAATTGCGTGGGCGTGCCGACTGTTGGAGGTGAAATTGACTTCGATGATAGTTACTCTGGAAATCCTCTAGTGAATGTTATGGCTTTAGGACTTTTAGAAACAGAGGAAATTGTTTGTTCTGGAGCTAAAAATGTAGGATCACCAGTGTTATATGTTGGTAATACAACTGGCAGAGATGGAGTTGGTGGTGCTAGTTTTGCCAGTTCAGAATTAACTACAACTTCATTGGATGATAGACCTGCAGTTCAGGTAGGTGATCCATTTGTTGAGAAAAGTCTTATTGAAGCTTGTTTGGATGCTTTCAAGACAGGGGATGTCATTGCAGCTCAAGATATGGGTGCTGCAGGTTTAACATGTAGTAGTGCAGAAATGGCCGCAAATGGAAATTTAGGGATAGCTATTGATTTAGATTTGGTTCCTTCTAGAGAAGATGATATGTCCCCATACCAATATTTATTATCTGAATCGCAAGAAAGAATGTTGTTTGTCGTTAAAGAAGAAAAAATTAATGATCTTATTGAAAAATTTAAAAAATGGGGATTATATGCCAGTATTATTGGTGAAGTTATAGAAACTAATGAGGTAATTATTTCTCATAAAGGTAAAATTGTGGCTCAGATACCTACTTCTGCTTTATCTGATGATACTCCCGTAAATTTTCACAATGTGATTAATAATCCTCCCGATGATCTTTTAAATAAATGGGAATGGAAAGAAAATGATTTGCCAGAAATTCATGAGCAAAAAATATTTTCATTGAAGGAAAATAAGAATTTTTCTTTTTCAGAAATCATTTTAAAACTACTCTCTAATCCATCAATAGCTTCTAAACGATGGATTTATAAACAATATGATTCTCAAGTTCAGGCAAATACAGTTTTTAAACCTGGAAAATCAGATGCAGCCGTAGTAAGACTAAGGGAACAAAATAAAAAAAATAAAAGCAAAGTATTTTCTGGTGTCGCTGCTTCAGTTGATTGTAATAGTAGATGGGTTGCTCTTGATCCTTTTAGAGGATCTATCGCTGCCGTTGCAGAGTCCGCTAGAAATGTTAGTTGTGTTGGTGCTGAACCAGTAGCAATTACAAATAATTTAAATTTTTCTTCCCCTGAGAATGAAATAGGATATTGGCAACTCTCATCTTCATGTAATGGAATTGCTGAAGCTTGTAAAGCTTTAGAAACTCCTGTTACAGGAGGTAATGTATCTTTATATAATGAATCTAAAAATAAAGAAAATCTAATTACTCCTATCAATCCTACTCCTGTTATTGGAATGGTTGGAAAGATTGATAATGTTGAAAAAGCTATAAGTAGTGAATGGAAAAATATTGATGATCAAATCTGGTTAATTGGTTCTTCCAAATCTGAAATAAAAATTGCAGCTAGTTCTTATCTTGAATATTTTCATGGAGAAATTACAGGTCGGCCTCCAAAAATAGATTTGTTTGATGAAAAGTTTTGCCAGAGTTTTTTAAGAAATGCGATTTTAAACAGTCTAGTAGTTTCTTCTCACGATATAAGCGACGGAGGTTTAGCTATAGCTTTAGCAGAGTCTTGTATTTTGTCCTCAAAGGGTGCAAATATAGAATTAGAGAAAGATTTAAATAGAGTTGATAATTTATTGTTTGCCGAAGGGGGGTCAAGAATTATTTTTTCAATTAGTAAAATGAAAGAAAATGAATGGTTTAATTATTTAAAACAAAATCAAATAAATTTCCCATCAAGTGTTTATCTAAAAAAAATAGGATATGTATCTAGTGACACGCTGAAGATAAAAATCAACGAAAAAAATATTTGCAATATTAGGGTTGAGGAATTAACCGAAAAATTTAATAATAGTATTTCAGATTACTTTTAA
- the purF gene encoding amidophosphoribosyltransferase translates to MCGIVGIVSSNDVNQQIYDSLLLLQHRGQDSTGIATMENTVFHIHKVKGQVNTAYRTRDMRNLIGKIGLGHVRYATKGSAESVEEAQPFYVNAPYGIVLIHNGNLTNTRDLEKQLFNVDKRHTNSSSDTEMLLNVFATELQEQIHNQKLEPDIIFNAVKSLHKRIQGSYASIALISGHGLLAFRDPFGIRPLVIGKRLSLTTKKEEWMVASESLVLENNDYEVVRDVDPGEAVFINLDGEFFSKQCSENPMLFPCAFEYVYLARPDSIMNGISVYKARLKMGDYLAETIKETINSGDIDVVMPIPDSSRPAAMQVARQLGIEYREGFFKNRYVGRTFIMPGQQKRKKSVRQKLNAMSAEFKNKNVLIVDDSIVRGTTSKEIVQMAKDAGANKVFFTSAAPPVRYPHVYGINMPNRDELIAHNRTISEIADKLEIDNLVYQSVESLRKSIIGDSSIKGLEMSCFTGDYVTGTVNQEYLNWVENEYKS, encoded by the coding sequence ATGTGCGGAATAGTTGGAATCGTTTCTTCAAATGATGTAAATCAACAAATTTACGATAGTCTTTTGCTTTTGCAGCATAGAGGTCAAGACTCAACAGGTATAGCAACAATGGAAAATACTGTTTTTCATATACATAAGGTTAAAGGTCAGGTTAATACTGCTTATAGAACTAGAGATATGAGGAATTTAATTGGCAAAATTGGATTGGGTCATGTTAGGTATGCAACAAAGGGATCAGCAGAAAGTGTAGAAGAAGCACAGCCTTTTTATGTTAATGCTCCTTATGGAATTGTTTTGATACATAATGGAAATTTGACGAATACCAGAGATTTAGAAAAACAGTTATTTAATGTCGACAAGCGGCATACAAATTCTTCAAGTGATACTGAAATGTTGTTAAATGTATTTGCGACAGAATTACAAGAACAAATTCATAATCAAAAATTAGAGCCTGATATTATTTTTAATGCGGTCAAATCTTTACATAAAAGAATTCAGGGGTCATATGCTTCAATTGCGTTAATTTCAGGACATGGTTTATTAGCATTTAGAGATCCTTTTGGTATTAGGCCTTTAGTCATAGGGAAAAGACTTTCATTAACTACAAAAAAAGAAGAATGGATGGTTGCAAGCGAATCTTTAGTACTTGAGAATAATGATTATGAAGTAGTGAGAGATGTAGATCCAGGAGAAGCTGTTTTTATAAATCTTGATGGGGAGTTTTTCTCTAAGCAATGTTCTGAAAATCCAATGTTATTTCCCTGTGCTTTTGAATATGTTTACTTAGCTAGGCCAGATTCAATTATGAATGGAATTTCAGTCTATAAAGCTCGTCTAAAGATGGGAGATTATTTAGCAGAAACAATAAAAGAAACGATCAATTCTGGAGATATTGATGTAGTTATGCCTATTCCTGATTCTTCTCGACCCGCGGCAATGCAAGTTGCAAGACAGTTAGGGATAGAATATAGGGAAGGTTTTTTTAAAAACAGATATGTTGGCAGAACATTCATAATGCCCGGTCAGCAGAAACGTAAGAAATCTGTGAGGCAAAAATTAAATGCCATGAGTGCAGAGTTTAAAAATAAAAATGTATTAATTGTTGATGACTCGATAGTAAGAGGTACTACTTCAAAAGAAATTGTCCAGATGGCTAAAGATGCTGGAGCAAATAAAGTTTTTTTCACATCAGCAGCGCCTCCTGTTCGTTATCCTCACGTTTATGGAATTAATATGCCTAATAGAGATGAATTAATAGCTCATAATAGGACAATAAGTGAAATCGCCGATAAACTTGAAATTGATAACCTTGTTTATCAAAGTGTTGAAAGTTTGCGTAAATCTATAATTGGTGATTCTTCTATTAAAGGTTTAGAGATGAGTTGTTTTACTGGTGATTATGTAACTGGAACAGTAAATCAAGAATACTTAAATTGGGTTGAAAACGAATATAAATCTTAG
- a CDS encoding DNA gyrase/topoisomerase IV subunit A, translating into MDKKNFTSISLQEEMQRSYLEYAMSVIVGRALPDARDGLKPVQRRIIFAMYELGLTPDKPFRKCARVVGDVLGKYHPHGDQAVYDALVKLVQNFSTKYPTLDGHGNFGSVDNDPPAAMRYTETRLAPIAHKGFLEEIASETVKFSNNFDGSQKEPDVLPAQLPFLLLNGSSGIAVGMATNIPPHNLGEIVDGLVALVKNKDISDKKLSNIIKGPDFPTGGELIYSRAIEELYQTGKGSITIRGVVNTEEVNLGKGKHKKNAIIITELPYQINKAGWIEKLAELVNSGKIIGISDIRDESDRDGMRIVIELKKDSNSELVISNLYKKTTLQTNFGAIFLALIKGKPVQLNLKKYLNYFLEFREETIRKRTFYFLKNTLDKLEISEGLSKATKNIKKVIAIIEESENSVQARSKLVENFFLSEKQANSVLDMPLKKLTNLEKNQIDNDIKNLLEKKNYFQKLLNERELLLELLIEELLILKKKYNVIRKTKIIKNINQNEELETLNNQILEDFINKKTKLYIDNRLYLKKMILGHYKKSFEVVNKIIDNKNIQKFICNIEKNIKLIGITNTGKVFHIDWESNINKDYKLDNKIIGNIHPSEIINFHSIKKEIRNYLCILNSDGRFKKVLFDEDMIKSNRSFTITKLKNNLKTIDSFISNEKKDLIILTSIGRIFKFNLSNKFLTPTSKQSQGLIIAKLLPSEKIVSCCTFNDGENIFLISKQGRIFCINSNEIYCSNEYSLGYLNEKTQLKNDYFLKIMASNHYLDIETNKNKSARLDLNKLNFKSKKSNFLIDFLKLDNDEYLENCFRLENFLD; encoded by the coding sequence ATGGATAAGAAAAACTTCACTTCCATCTCGCTTCAAGAAGAAATGCAACGTTCTTATTTGGAGTATGCAATGAGCGTCATAGTTGGACGAGCATTGCCTGATGCAAGAGACGGTCTTAAACCTGTACAAAGAAGAATCATATTTGCGATGTACGAATTAGGTTTAACACCTGATAAACCATTTAGAAAGTGTGCTCGTGTTGTAGGAGATGTACTTGGGAAATACCATCCTCATGGTGATCAAGCAGTATATGATGCATTAGTAAAGCTAGTACAAAATTTCTCCACAAAATATCCTACTCTTGACGGTCATGGAAATTTTGGATCTGTGGATAATGATCCGCCGGCAGCAATGAGATATACTGAGACAAGATTAGCTCCAATAGCTCATAAAGGATTTCTTGAAGAAATTGCATCAGAAACAGTAAAATTTTCAAATAACTTTGACGGTTCTCAAAAAGAACCAGATGTTCTTCCAGCGCAGCTTCCATTTTTATTGCTGAACGGCTCATCAGGTATTGCTGTTGGTATGGCAACAAATATTCCACCTCACAATCTAGGCGAGATTGTAGATGGTTTAGTTGCCTTAGTTAAAAATAAAGATATTAGTGATAAAAAACTTTCTAATATTATCAAAGGACCTGATTTTCCTACAGGCGGAGAATTAATTTATAGTCGTGCAATAGAAGAACTTTATCAAACGGGAAAAGGATCAATAACAATAAGAGGAGTTGTAAATACAGAAGAAGTAAATTTAGGCAAAGGGAAACATAAAAAGAATGCAATAATCATTACTGAACTGCCTTACCAAATTAATAAAGCAGGTTGGATTGAAAAACTCGCAGAACTTGTGAATTCAGGCAAGATTATTGGGATTTCTGATATTAGGGATGAGAGCGACAGAGATGGAATGAGAATTGTAATAGAACTAAAAAAAGATTCTAATTCTGAACTTGTTATTTCTAATTTATATAAAAAAACAACTCTCCAAACAAACTTTGGCGCAATATTCTTAGCTTTAATTAAAGGCAAACCTGTACAACTAAATCTAAAAAAATATCTCAACTATTTTCTTGAATTTAGAGAAGAAACAATTAGAAAAAGAACTTTTTATTTTTTAAAAAACACTCTTGATAAACTTGAAATATCAGAAGGTTTATCAAAAGCTACAAAAAATATAAAAAAAGTTATCGCCATTATTGAAGAATCAGAAAATTCTGTACAAGCTAGATCAAAATTAGTAGAAAATTTTTTCTTAAGTGAAAAACAGGCAAATTCAGTTTTGGATATGCCGCTAAAAAAATTAACAAATCTGGAAAAAAATCAAATTGATAACGATATAAAAAATTTATTAGAAAAAAAGAATTATTTTCAAAAATTATTGAATGAAAGAGAATTATTACTTGAATTACTTATAGAAGAATTATTAATATTGAAGAAAAAATACAATGTTATACGTAAAACAAAAATAATTAAAAATATAAATCAAAATGAAGAATTAGAAACGCTTAATAATCAGATATTAGAGGACTTTATAAATAAAAAAACAAAATTATACATAGACAATAGACTTTATTTAAAAAAGATGATTTTAGGTCATTACAAGAAATCATTTGAGGTTGTAAATAAAATCATAGATAATAAAAATATTCAAAAATTTATATGTAATATTGAAAAAAATATAAAGTTAATTGGAATCACTAATACGGGAAAAGTATTTCACATAGATTGGGAATCAAATATTAATAAAGACTATAAATTAGATAATAAAATTATTGGGAATATTCATCCTAGCGAAATAATAAATTTTCATTCAATTAAAAAAGAAATTAGAAATTATTTATGCATATTAAATTCAGATGGAAGGTTTAAAAAAGTTTTATTTGATGAAGATATGATTAAAAGCAATAGATCTTTCACTATTACAAAATTAAAAAATAATTTAAAAACAATTGATTCTTTTATTTCAAATGAAAAAAAAGATTTAATAATATTAACCTCGATAGGAAGAATTTTTAAATTTAATTTATCAAACAAATTTTTAACACCAACTTCTAAACAATCCCAAGGATTAATAATTGCAAAACTTTTACCATCTGAAAAAATCGTTTCTTGTTGTACGTTTAATGATGGAGAAAATATTTTTTTAATCTCTAAGCAAGGAAGAATCTTTTGTATAAATAGTAATGAAATTTACTGCTCAAATGAATACAGTTTGGGATATTTGAATGAAAAAACCCAACTTAAAAACGATTACTTCCTCAAAATAATGGCAAGTAACCATTACCTTGATATTGAAACTAATAAAAATAAATCTGCAAGATTAGACCTAAATAAATTAAACTTCAAATCCAAGAAATCAAACTTTTTAATTGATTTTTTAAAATTAGATAATGATGAATACCTTGAAAATTGTTTCCGACTTGAAAACTTTCTCGACTAA
- a CDS encoding tetratricopeptide repeat protein, translated as MNKFLKKIIWISFICFYSLQIKTVQAIVPYYYFPTIKNLQKQSSYIGNNAYQLLYFGQYKDSLNLAKLAVKINSKDEKLWLILAEAQIANKQYKNALNSLNKAEKINSNISEIYFAKSNIYLKISQQSKAKSALEKVVKIEPNNHKAIFQLGNILLMEKNYLGAIKLFDKSVKIKPDFWQAINNQGLAYFEKNNINLSIKLFKSAISIQENAEPLLGLASCVRINDPKLAIQLAKKALAKDPKYVNYDYRKEQLWGEKLQVSTEILLQNEQLKNDVMLAKSKISESS; from the coding sequence ATGAATAAGTTTTTAAAAAAAATAATCTGGATCTCCTTTATCTGTTTTTACTCTCTTCAAATAAAAACAGTTCAAGCAATAGTTCCCTACTATTATTTCCCGACTATAAAAAATTTACAAAAGCAAAGTTCATATATTGGCAATAATGCATATCAACTACTTTATTTTGGACAATATAAAGATAGTCTTAACTTAGCCAAATTAGCTGTAAAAATAAATTCGAAAGATGAAAAACTATGGTTAATTTTGGCTGAAGCACAAATAGCTAACAAGCAATACAAAAATGCATTAAATTCTCTTAATAAAGCAGAAAAGATAAATTCAAATATTAGTGAAATATATTTTGCCAAAAGTAATATTTACTTAAAAATTTCCCAACAATCAAAGGCAAAAAGTGCTTTAGAAAAAGTAGTAAAGATAGAACCCAATAATCACAAAGCTATTTTTCAATTAGGAAATATTTTATTGATGGAAAAAAATTACTTGGGAGCTATCAAATTGTTTGATAAATCAGTAAAAATAAAACCTGATTTCTGGCAAGCTATAAATAATCAAGGTTTAGCTTATTTTGAGAAAAACAATATAAATTTATCAATCAAATTATTTAAAAGTGCAATCTCAATTCAGGAAAATGCGGAACCATTACTAGGATTAGCCTCATGCGTAAGAATTAATGATCCTAAATTAGCAATCCAGCTAGCAAAAAAAGCTTTAGCTAAAGATCCCAAATATGTGAATTATGACTATAGAAAAGAACAGTTATGGGGCGAAAAATTACAAGTCTCTACAGAAATTCTTTTACAAAATGAACAACTAAAAAATGATGTAATGCTTGCAAAATCCAAAATAAGTGAATCATCTTAA
- the queG gene encoding tRNA epoxyqueuosine(34) reductase QueG has translation MIDNIQNKKEISKKLKERAIFEGFTVAGLASIPGSSRLKLRTNALERWLSNNYHAEMKWMEAEKRKNIGSLFENAKSILSVGFTYINSQNNNNNFLKVAKFSQGEDYHKVIHKKLKNIGKWINLEIPDCKWKICVDTSPLLEKAWAEEAGIGWIGKNSNLISKTNGSWLTLGFMILTKDLIPDKPHQSLCGKCEKCIEHCPTKAIVEPFVIQSDLCIAYHTIENRDKTIPKKIEKNLSGWVAGCDICQDVCPWNKSVPYNNNFETTPKEWINNLNIESLNWDNKTWQENLKGTTLKRIKPWMWKRNIQANINNKKIKI, from the coding sequence ATGATTGATAACATTCAAAACAAAAAAGAAATAAGTAAAAAATTAAAAGAACGAGCTATTTTTGAGGGTTTTACAGTTGCTGGATTAGCTTCAATACCAGGTAGTTCGCGCTTAAAATTAAGAACTAATGCATTAGAAAGATGGTTATCAAATAACTACCATGCTGAAATGAAATGGATGGAGGCAGAAAAAAGAAAAAATATAGGCTCACTTTTTGAAAATGCAAAAAGTATTTTGAGCGTTGGATTTACTTACATTAATTCACAAAACAATAACAATAATTTCCTCAAGGTGGCTAAATTTAGCCAGGGTGAGGATTATCATAAAGTAATTCACAAAAAATTAAAAAATATTGGTAAGTGGATTAACCTAGAAATCCCTGATTGCAAATGGAAAATATGTGTTGATACCTCTCCGCTTCTTGAAAAAGCATGGGCAGAGGAGGCTGGGATTGGTTGGATAGGTAAAAATAGTAATTTAATAAGCAAAACAAATGGTTCTTGGTTGACTTTGGGTTTTATGATTCTCACAAAAGATTTAATACCAGATAAACCTCATCAATCACTTTGCGGAAAATGTGAAAAATGTATTGAACATTGTCCCACAAAGGCAATCGTGGAACCCTTTGTGATTCAGTCAGATCTATGCATTGCATATCACACAATAGAGAACAGAGATAAAACTATTCCAAAAAAAATAGAGAAAAATTTAAGTGGATGGGTTGCAGGATGTGATATTTGTCAAGATGTATGTCCATGGAATAAATCAGTACCATATAACAATAATTTTGAAACTACACCGAAAGAATGGATTAACAATCTTAATATTGAATCCCTCAATTGGGACAATAAAACATGGCAAGAAAATCTTAAAGGAACCACCTTAAAAAGAATTAAACCATGGATGTGGAAAAGAAACATACAAGCAAATATAAATAACAAAAAGATAAAAATATGA
- a CDS encoding DUF502 domain-containing protein, whose translation MVESNQNQDSNLGSRLQQDLKNDLIAGLLVVIPLATTIWLSSLVSKFVLTLVTSVPKQLNPFITLNPLLQDLINLTLGLTVPLLAILLIGLMARNFVGRWLLEFGEGTLSKIPVAGAVYKTLKQLLETFLSNKSNRFRRVVLVEYPREGLYSVGFVTGDVGPSLQPELKEKLLSVFIPTAPNPTTGWYTLVPESSVKDLDISVEDAFRTIISAGIVNPDEKNNTTNPTFSKLFSQLRASTNTSS comes from the coding sequence TTGGTTGAATCTAATCAAAATCAAGATTCGAATTTGGGATCTAGGCTTCAACAAGATCTCAAAAATGATCTTATTGCGGGTTTGTTAGTTGTAATTCCTTTAGCAACAACAATCTGGCTGTCATCATTAGTTAGTAAATTTGTTTTAACTTTAGTTACTTCAGTTCCAAAGCAACTAAATCCTTTTATTACTTTAAATCCCTTATTACAAGATTTAATCAATCTAACCTTAGGTTTAACTGTTCCTTTATTAGCTATTTTGCTTATAGGCTTGATGGCGAGAAATTTTGTAGGAAGATGGTTATTAGAGTTTGGAGAGGGTACCCTATCAAAAATTCCAGTAGCTGGAGCCGTTTATAAAACTCTTAAACAATTGCTAGAAACTTTCTTAAGTAATAAATCTAATAGATTTAGAAGAGTTGTTTTAGTTGAATATCCTCGTGAGGGATTATATAGTGTTGGCTTTGTAACTGGTGACGTAGGGCCTTCCCTACAGCCAGAATTGAAAGAAAAGTTACTTAGTGTTTTTATCCCTACAGCACCAAACCCAACTACTGGTTGGTATACACTCGTTCCTGAGTCTTCTGTTAAGGATTTGGATATTTCGGTTGAAGATGCTTTTAGAACAATAATTTCTGCTGGGATAGTAAATCCAGATGAAAAAAATAACACGACAAATCCAACATTTTCAAAATTGTTTTCTCAATTACGAGCTTCCACTAATACTTCCTCTTAA
- the nusB gene encoding transcription antitermination factor NusB: protein MHNRSLSRELSLISLGLIKDKGNFKLNKFQIEEIFESALDSLLNHCREELDNCESELENASQKILDSELQEGVDSSYSNVRDDLKKSLKKIETVMNTLSVTLDFPKLIVSSGQIDIREDVNQRICNIINNLKSIDSDIDQVMDGWRLKRLPRIDRDILRLAYVDINFLNTPVAVACDEAVNLANKYSDLQGRKFINGVLRRLQTI from the coding sequence ATGCATAATAGATCCCTTTCTAGAGAATTATCTTTAATTTCTCTTGGTCTTATAAAAGATAAAGGTAATTTTAAGTTAAATAAATTTCAGATAGAAGAAATTTTTGAATCTGCTTTGGATTCTCTTTTAAACCATTGCAGAGAGGAATTAGATAATTGCGAGTCAGAGTTAGAGAATGCTTCACAAAAAATATTAGATAGTGAATTACAAGAAGGTGTTGATTCCTCTTATTCAAATGTTCGAGATGATTTAAAAAAATCTTTAAAAAAAATTGAAACCGTGATGAATACACTTTCTGTTACTTTAGACTTTCCAAAATTAATTGTTTCCAGCGGTCAAATAGATATTAGAGAGGATGTAAATCAAAGGATTTGTAATATAATAAATAATCTTAAAAGTATTGATTCTGATATTGATCAAGTAATGGATGGCTGGAGATTAAAAAGATTACCAAGAATTGATAGGGATATTTTGCGTTTAGCCTACGTGGATATCAATTTTTTGAACACACCTGTCGCCGTTGCTTGCGATGAGGCTGTTAATTTAGCTAATAAATATAGTGATTTGCAAGGAAGAAAATTTATTAATGGAGTTTTAAGGAGATTACAAACAATTTAA